The following nucleotide sequence is from Aspergillus nidulans FGSC A4 chromosome I.
GAAGCAACCAAGGATTGAACCAGTCCACTCAATCTCAAGTGTGACGAGATATTGCTCCGGTTCGAATGCGAGCCTCGTCGCAAATGCCGAGCTCACATACTTCAACTACCGAAATAGCGGATGGGACTACGATTCTTGAAACAAGCTCACGGGAGACTAGGACGAAGTGATATGTTCCGGCTTTAACAAAGTATTCGGCAATTCCCGCTGCTATCCACTCTGGAGTTTCGCTCTGTCTATGGTAATGACTGTGAAATGTTTGTGACGTTTGGAACTTACACAAAGCCTCGTAGAATGCAGCAAGGTTTTGGTCACACTTTGTGGCTGCCAGGTGGTTTGTTTGCCTCGAGAATAGACTCCAATAGTTCACTTTTACCCCAAGCTCCAGCCCGGGGAGGAAGTTTCCTAATTCAGCCAGGCGCATAAGCGGGCCCAGTAACGGGGTCCGAGCTCTCAAGTCCAGTGATAAGCTCTGCCCGTTCGTTACTTTCTTTCTGAGCTTTTGTGCTTATAGGACGCTCCTTAATACTCTCTTACTTACAGGCGGCTGAACATAGGCGAGAGTTGGTATTCTGTCGATAGGTCTTGTAAAGCCCTCGCTGACTTCAGCAGCGCTCCATGGGCCCACTACTTCCAACCCGCGGTTGTCCCCGGCCCCTGAAACATATGGAGCGGCCTATAATGGCCCTCTGTGGGTCATGGAAGCGGACAAGCAATATCGTTAGTCGCGTCAACCCACGTGGCATTAAGGTGGCTGGCCAAACTTTATGCTCCATGGTTTGTCCCCGGTAAGTTTGCCTTCGCTTTCGCCTACTGGACGCCCTAAGACTATGAGCAAGATGCTAAGGCACAGAATGTGAGAGCAGACAGGATAATCCGTAGAGCATCAAACTTAAAATTACGCTAGCCTCAAGATATGGCATTTTGGGTCCTTGGACTACTTTACAACAGCGGTGGAGGTCTGAAACACCACAAAAAAAAGCAGTATATCAGAGAAGGACCTTTGTAGAGTTGTTTAATTGACTCCATGGCGTCAACCGCTCTGAAATTTTTGGAAAATGTGCAACTACTGGGTACCAATGACACGCGTGCAGCCACCTCCCCGGCATCCCCCCCGATACCAGAAAAAAAGTTTCAGGATCATCGAGACACCCAAATTGCCGAGAAATCTCCTCTTACCACATGGTGACGGACCGTATGATCAGACCGAACCCGAAAATCGTGGCAAACTTTGAAGGATTCAAAGCGGATACTGAATATTTGCCACCGCCATTCACCACTCACCCACCGCTCACCCGCCCTGGTGGAGCTGCTGGGCTTCAAGATACGGGGTGTTACGATAACTCCGGACTCAGACCGTTTAATCTTACCCTAAACGGCTACTCCGTAGAATGTTCTTTGACGCTAGAAGCTTTTGACGGTGAGGCGAAGCCCAAGAGGTGTCATATCAACTTTACCCGTGTCCAAAATCTCCGCCTTAAAAATATGACACAGCACAGGTGGTAGTTGACATGTGTGTCAAGTTGACATGATCTCTGTCCAGTTTCGTGTTTCATCCTGCATTTCCGACTCTTTATTAACGGGGCGTCTACCCCTATTTCCCTCACTACCTGGCCAACAGCAAATCAGTGTCGAAGAATATGAGATCATAAAAGCCCCCTCTGATTCCATGGTTTCAGAAATGAATTAATATAATATCATCTGCCCTGTGATGATCGCTGTCGATGATCGCTGTCCCTGATCCAGCTCACTGACTCAAGGGATGAGCCCCTTACAGACCAAGAATTTAGAAGACTCTAGAAGGATTCTGGAAGACCGCTAGAACGATCCCGTGTCTTGCCGCGGTCTTCGCTGACAAAATCCAGCAGGCTCCTGGCAGCGACTTTTCCCGTTTGATCTAACCGTATCTCGCAAATGCGAGCGCCTCAGTCTCAGGTCTCATCCCTGTTTGGCGTCTAGGTGAGTCTGAaagacaaggctgagattgagTTTACTCGGGCTCAGTCACAAAGGCACCACCAATGAGATTTATCTGTCAACCTGTCATTTCTTTCACCTCTAACCTTGGCAAAGTACCAGTGAGTCCGAGATCGATAGGTCAAAGCATCCATAGCCTCCTACTTCCAGCAGCTGACGTGTTGGAAGTTTGGGGTTTTTGAGCGCGTATTCCTCGACTACTAAACAATAATATTGGACTACTGTTCTGAACGAGCGACAGTTTTGCGCCACACTCTATGAACCGGAGAAGCTCGGTTCGCTCGCCCGAAAATTGGACGATGTAGACCGGGCACGTGAGGATCTTCAAGCTTGTTACACCGCATCTCTAATTTTCTTTTTAGCGGTAAACTATGTCTGCACTAGTAAATGCTGTACCATGGGAGACTACAATTTTTTGTCTTCCAGAACCAAGgattcttcttccttcaatGCCACGAGGGTGGCAAATTTAGGAGAGTCCCGATCGATCATCGAAATCGACCCAGCATACCAAAATTCAACGGCAACCGAACCCCTTATGGCGTCAGTGTCTAGTTTGATCATGGTCACTATCACCGTCGAATCTCTAGGTCTGGCAGACAGGCAGGCAGACTACGAAGCGTGCTAAGTGCCTCGTATTTCGAATCTTACGAGGAACGCATTCAGCCCACCCGCCAGAACCTCTCACGACTCCAGAATTTGGGGTAAAGCAAAAATTCAGGCATATCTTTAGTCATTTGATTCGAGGCTTCGTGTCCTCTCTCGGCCACTGTCAGGACAGAACACGGCCAAGGCTAGTATTAACGATTCGGTAGCGTAGATTTTTGGTCCAATAACTATTTGCTGGCGCTGATCTTTGCGGTCCACGCGACTAGCGAACGACTACGGGAGCTGAAAAGTTAGGGTGCTCACTTGGTTGCTCTGAACTCAGGCTAGGATTGGCCAGTTCGGCTCTTGCGAGATGACCTGGCGCAAGGCTTACCGAGTTGAGAACAAGGTAGCGGACAAGATAGCGGGAAGAGGGTTGATGGAGGATTGAAGAGGATTGATGCTGATATTGCTTTAGGGCTGCTAGGTGATACCCTCACGTAACCTATGGGCTAAGACTTGCCTTGGCTGTAGGGAATTGCAGCACGTGCTGTGTTCCCAGTAACATGGCTGGTCAGGCATGTATACAGAAAATCCTCTAGTCTTTCTGCCCCCAACTAAGTACTGAGACCTAGAGAGTTCGTCGGTCAACACCCCTGTCGCGGACGATTTAATTACGCGAATGTCGTGCATTAGTGCAGACGTGACAGCTTCAGCCACGGGCTAGCGGACATTTTAGAGAATGAACCGCTGCCCTCTGCCGACGAGGTTGATCATCTGCTTTCCTTCGTACTCGAAAACGGCCCATCCCTGCTGCTGTTAACAAGAGCAAGTGTTTCCGCCCATTGTCGCACAGGCTTCTCCATTAACGCCTggtattattattatcgtCAATTCTGTCTGCCTGCTGTGTAACGAACCATGCCACTAGTCCGCGACTACAGCATGGGTTGGCGTGGCAGCTGCCTGTCTGCAGACGCAATTAGAATATTCATAGCATCCGATTCCGGCACCTCCGGCTATCAACGTGGCTCGGGGGCTGGAGTCCGCTAATCGAGCTGGGACTTCAAAACCTCGGGACTCAGTGTCGTGAAATGGTAGGGATTGTGGTGCTGAGTCTGCAGTATCTGCAGATATGCTATGTGCAGATCCTTTTACTCTTGACGGTCCACGTACTATCGGATATATGCAGCTGTCTCGAAGGGACCTGCCTGTCTGCCTATATCAGGCTCCTGTATCTGCTCGTCAGCGAACTGGAACTTTTCTGTGAAATATTTGGGTATTGCTCATACCCAACCCTAGTATAGGATCTGAGTCTGTCCGACTCTGACGGGATGACAGTGTCCATATAGATTTGGAGGGGCGCCATGGATTCATAGTGCTGGAAAGTGTCTGTATTCGCACTCGCTCACAAGTGACGGTTGACTGCGGATCAGATCTCCTGTTGTTTTTGGTGCTTGCTGCTTGTTATTGGCTGCACAAGAGTACAGGCTGTCTGACCCTATGACTCCTTTGGCTGGATCGTCCAACTGTTAGTAGAATGTCTGAAACGGCCATCGCATGAACCAGTGACCACGCAGAGCATGTATACAGAGCGCAGGAGAGGTGCTTTACATACAGTAAAGTAGTTGGTGTCTGGAATTCAAGACACTGAACCCACATGGTACCAGATTGTCCGCTTGCCAATTCGCTACTATGGGAATGAGAAAATGCATCAGTCTGTGCCGGCATATTCTCTAGATATATGCAGGCTTATGCGCCTATTGTGGGCCACAGTAATCTTCCCGAGGAAAGTGCACTCGAGCTCTCGTACATTAATATCCTATTGAGTCCCGGCTAACTATAGCACAGAATAGAGAAGCAATATGACCACAACCACACCCGCAGTCACACCATCACACTGTACACATTGCCAAACTCGTCCAGGGTGAGGTTTTATTGCTAGTATGATGAATAAATTGCCGCTTCTTAATCCAATCAAACCTATCATAGTTGCCAAAAATCCAACTTCGGCC
It contains:
- a CDS encoding uncharacterized protein (transcript_id=CADANIAT00007141), whose amino-acid sequence is MALCGSWKRTSNIVSRVNPRGIKVAGQTLCSMVCPRLKIWHFGSLDYFTTAVEV